One Candidatus Sulfotelmatobacter sp. DNA segment encodes these proteins:
- a CDS encoding PRC-barrel domain-containing protein, with protein sequence MEFQQDAKVHSSDGRELGTISRVVVDPATKRVTHVVMRSGLLGAELVFDTDLVAESSRELVRLRRTADELKALPAFEVERYVPADTEGPNVSGTLPAMYWYPVTPLTDGFGAALVPPHEFPVVERNIPKHTVPMREGARVIASDGRHVGHVHEVIVDRASKRITHFVITKGLVLKEHKLVPTSWIKEITEDEVRLAVGTGVLHALREYQPT encoded by the coding sequence ATGGAATTCCAACAGGACGCCAAGGTGCATTCATCGGACGGTAGGGAGCTGGGAACCATCTCCCGGGTGGTGGTCGATCCGGCGACGAAGAGAGTCACTCACGTGGTGATGCGCTCCGGACTCCTCGGCGCCGAGCTGGTGTTCGATACCGACCTCGTGGCCGAATCGTCCCGGGAGCTCGTGCGCCTGCGGCGGACGGCGGACGAGTTGAAAGCGCTTCCAGCGTTCGAGGTCGAGCGGTACGTGCCCGCGGACACCGAAGGCCCGAACGTGAGCGGCACGTTGCCCGCGATGTACTGGTATCCCGTCACCCCGCTGACCGACGGTTTCGGGGCCGCGCTCGTGCCACCCCACGAGTTTCCGGTCGTCGAACGCAACATCCCCAAGCACACGGTGCCGATGCGCGAAGGGGCACGGGTGATCGCCTCCGACGGCCGACACGTCGGCCACGTCCACGAGGTGATCGTCGACCGGGCAAGCAAGCGCATCACTCACTTCGTGATCACCAAGGGCTTAGTCCTGAAGGAGCACAAGCTGGTTCCCACCTCCTGGATCAAGGAGATCACCGAAGACGAGGTGCGGCTCGCGGTGGGTACGGGGGTGCTCCATGCCCTGCGCGAGTACCAGCCGACCTGA
- a CDS encoding GEVED domain-containing protein produces MSTPLLALAGALVLATAPAVRPVGNPICDPTIEDCFGEFGDAPSGVLAYPPDGVIGSFPTCVGTPNFVFHAQGGTVYLGSGVDYESDGNHNDCGFLMYDEDECDPSTGDAGLTVPAAYTINTTGNYVLCGPPTQSTLGNSCDHVVWGPGFNIIAVNTLLVPVYLQILADWNHNGMWDTQTATCPNGDVVTEQPVVNFPIPSGHSGPISGLGPPAFPLGASGYVWIRVTISSQTVPAQWSGGGQFVDGETEDYLLRVDPASTDVGSAAIGSAFELEHVEPNPSSDRTGVVFSMREGGWVRIRVVDLAGRAVATMLDANLGPGLHTVTWNGLASDGRRVGPGVYFVRAEHRGTVRSQKLIREY; encoded by the coding sequence GTGTCGACGCCGCTCCTCGCATTGGCCGGCGCGCTCGTGCTGGCGACCGCACCGGCCGTCCGCCCGGTTGGCAATCCCATCTGCGACCCGACGATCGAGGACTGCTTCGGCGAGTTCGGTGACGCCCCGAGCGGCGTGCTGGCCTATCCGCCCGACGGCGTCATCGGAAGCTTCCCAACCTGCGTCGGAACTCCGAACTTCGTCTTCCACGCGCAAGGAGGGACCGTCTATCTCGGCTCGGGCGTGGACTACGAGTCGGATGGGAACCACAACGACTGCGGATTCCTGATGTACGACGAGGACGAGTGCGATCCGTCGACCGGAGACGCCGGGCTGACGGTGCCGGCCGCCTACACCATCAACACCACTGGAAACTACGTGCTGTGTGGTCCTCCGACCCAATCCACGCTCGGCAATTCCTGCGATCACGTAGTCTGGGGACCGGGCTTCAACATCATCGCCGTGAACACGCTTCTGGTGCCGGTCTATCTGCAGATCCTGGCCGACTGGAACCACAACGGGATGTGGGACACGCAGACCGCCACCTGTCCCAACGGGGACGTCGTGACCGAGCAGCCGGTCGTCAACTTCCCGATTCCATCGGGCCATTCCGGACCGATCTCGGGGCTCGGCCCGCCGGCGTTCCCGCTCGGCGCGAGCGGCTACGTATGGATCCGGGTCACGATTTCGTCGCAAACGGTGCCGGCGCAATGGAGCGGGGGCGGCCAGTTCGTGGACGGCGAGACCGAAGACTATCTCCTCCGCGTCGATCCGGCCTCGACGGACGTCGGGTCGGCCGCGATCGGATCCGCGTTCGAACTCGAGCACGTCGAGCCGAACCCCTCGAGCGACAGAACCGGCGTGGTCTTCTCGATGCGCGAAGGTGGTTGGGTGCGCATCCGCGTCGTGGACCTCGCCGGGCGGGCCGTCGCCACGATGCTCGACGCGAATCTTGGGCCGGGTCTTCACACCGTCACCTGGAACGGTTTGGCCTCGGACGGCCGGCGCGTGGGCCCGGGCGTATACTTCGTGCGCGCCGAGCATCGCGGGACCGTCCGAAGTCAAAAACTGATCCGGGAATACTGA